One window from the genome of Rhinolophus ferrumequinum isolate MPI-CBG mRhiFer1 chromosome 10, mRhiFer1_v1.p, whole genome shotgun sequence encodes:
- the LOC117028830 gene encoding olfactory receptor 9: protein MEGDNGTVVTEFVLLGFSGFGSFRGPLFWGVLCIYLVTLLGNSLIIPLTLVDPALHSPMYFFLRHFSMVETLYTTTIVPRMLADLLSSCPTIPSAICFTQLYFFVLFGITECCLLTAMAYDRYAAICRPLHYTTLMNRGACASMVGTSYLMGIIAGTTHSIFIFTLPFHGANTIHHFLCDILPVLRLASANTFWGEVGNLAVTIAFILIPFLLIIASYACILATILGVATSQGRRKVFSTCSSHLFVIMLFFGPGIFAYLRPCAGSCQNADQLLALFYTVITPMLNPFVYTLRNQEVTGAMRRLLKRYLWSLESLKFLDTGT, encoded by the coding sequence ATGGAAGGTGACAATGGCACAGTAGTAACTGAGTTTGTTTTGCTGGGGTTCTCGGGTTTTGGTTCCTTTAGGGGCCCTCTGTTCTGGGGGGTGCTCTGCATCTACCTGGTCACCTTGCTGGGCAACTCCCTGATCATCCCCCTCACACTGGTGGACCCTGCCCTGCACTCCCCCATGTATTTCTTCCTCCGCCACTTCTCCATGGTGGAGACCCTTTACACAACAACCATCGTGCCCAGGATGCTGGCTGatctcctctcctcctgccccaccaTCCCATCTGCCATCTGCTTCACCCAGCTGTATTTCTTTGTCCTCTTTGGCATCACAGAATGCTGCCTGCTCACCgccatggcctatgaccgctatgCTGCCATCTGCCGGCCGCTGCATTATACCACCCTGATGAACCGCGGCGCGTGTGCCAGCATGGTGGGGACCTCTTACCTTATGGGCATCATCGCCGGCACCACGCACTCCATCTTCATCTTCACTTTGCCCTTTCACGGTGCCAATACAATCCATCACTTCCTGTGTGACATCCTGCCTGTGCTGAGACTGGCTAGCGCGAACACCTTCTGGGGTGAAGTGGGCAATCTTGCCGTCACAATAGCCTTTATCTTGATCCCCTTCTTACTCATCATAGCTTCCTATGCCTGTATCCTTGCCACCATCCTTGGGGTTGCGACATCCCAGGGACGTCGAAAAGTCTTCTCTACCTGTTCCTCCCACCTGTTTGTCATCATGCTGTTTTTTGGGCCTGGGATTTTTGCCTACCTGAGGCCGTGCGCAGGCTCCTGTCAGAACGCGGACCAGTTACTTGCCCTCTTCTACACAGTTATCACTCCCATGTTGAACCCTTTTGTCTACACTCTGAGGAACCAGGAGGTCACAGGGGCCATGAGGAGGCTCCTGAAGAGATATCTTTGGAGCCTTGAGTCACTGAAGTTCTTGGACACAGGGACCTGA